In Liquorilactobacillus nagelii DSM 13675, the following proteins share a genomic window:
- a CDS encoding glycerol-3-phosphate dehydrogenase/oxidase, producing the protein MKNKLSFATRKHDLEAMAEHPLDLLVIGGGITGAGIALDAQTRGLQTGLIEMRDFASGTSSRSTKLVHGGLRYLKQLAFHEVAEVGTERAIVYENAPHVTTPLKMMLPFYQGGTLGKFTTAAALDVYDRLAHVKKSERKFMLDKQASLQREPYLKAAGLKGTGVYVEYRTDDARLVMEVVKRAHQEGTLLANYVKAIDLIYNSKGQVAGAKVRDQISGEEITIYAKRVVNAAGPWVDTIREMDGSNKGKHLHLTKGVHLVVDNSKFPVKNAIFFDTPFNDKRMMFVIPREGKTYFGTTDTTWTKDPAEPTVTPKDVHYILEAVNKMFDIEPLHFADVESAWSGVRPLIQEEGKDPSEISRKDEIFHSESGLYSIAGGKLTGYRKMAEKIVNQVAKDIAQTYGDYHYVETQTLHLPLSGADQSGSQGFKEFFEPAVERGVAAGLDHEAAEKLVHRYGRNVEQLYNFLAEYPTDSRLEPVDYAQLYYGLEYEMVVHPIDYLLRRSSQLLFNFSHVMEVKDQIIAEMADYFDWDEKTENQMVHELQQQIELRQAFKEKVI; encoded by the coding sequence ATGAAAAATAAATTAAGTTTTGCGACACGTAAGCATGACTTAGAGGCAATGGCAGAACATCCACTAGATTTGTTAGTAATTGGCGGCGGAATTACTGGTGCTGGCATTGCTCTAGATGCTCAGACACGAGGGTTACAGACGGGGCTGATCGAGATGCGCGATTTTGCCTCCGGAACTTCCAGCAGATCAACCAAATTGGTTCATGGTGGATTGCGATATTTGAAGCAGTTGGCTTTTCATGAAGTAGCTGAAGTTGGGACTGAGCGGGCAATCGTTTATGAGAATGCTCCACATGTTACCACACCGCTGAAAATGATGTTGCCATTTTATCAAGGTGGAACCTTAGGTAAATTTACTACAGCAGCTGCTTTAGATGTTTATGATCGCCTAGCACATGTTAAAAAAAGTGAACGTAAATTCATGTTGGACAAACAAGCTTCACTTCAGCGCGAACCATATTTAAAAGCTGCTGGATTAAAAGGTACGGGGGTCTATGTGGAGTACCGAACTGATGATGCCCGTTTGGTAATGGAAGTTGTCAAACGAGCTCATCAAGAGGGAACTTTGTTGGCTAATTATGTTAAAGCAATTGATTTAATTTATAATAGCAAAGGCCAAGTAGCTGGTGCCAAAGTTCGTGATCAAATTAGTGGTGAAGAAATTACGATTTATGCTAAACGAGTGGTTAATGCAGCTGGTCCTTGGGTCGATACAATTCGTGAGATGGATGGATCTAACAAAGGAAAGCATCTGCATTTGACCAAGGGAGTGCACTTAGTAGTTGACAATTCCAAGTTCCCCGTTAAAAATGCAATTTTCTTTGATACACCATTTAATGATAAACGAATGATGTTCGTTATTCCGCGCGAAGGTAAAACGTATTTTGGAACAACTGATACAACTTGGACTAAGGATCCAGCCGAACCAACGGTAACACCTAAAGATGTTCACTATATTTTAGAGGCAGTTAATAAAATGTTTGATATTGAGCCGTTGCATTTTGCTGATGTTGAATCGGCTTGGTCTGGGGTTCGCCCATTGATTCAAGAAGAAGGGAAGGATCCTTCAGAAATCTCACGGAAAGATGAGATTTTTCATTCAGAATCAGGACTCTATTCAATTGCTGGTGGAAAACTAACTGGTTATCGGAAGATGGCTGAAAAAATCGTTAATCAGGTAGCTAAGGATATTGCTCAAACATATGGTGATTATCATTATGTTGAAACTCAGACGTTGCATTTACCATTGTCAGGTGCTGATCAAAGTGGCAGTCAAGGCTTTAAAGAGTTCTTTGAGCCAGCTGTTGAACGCGGGGTAGCTGCGGGATTAGATCATGAAGCGGCTGAAAAATTAGTTCATCGTTATGGACGAAACGTTGAACAATTATATAATTTCTTAGCTGAATATCCCACGGATAGCCGCCTAGAACCAGTTGACTATGCTCAGCTATACTATGGCCTAGAATATGAAATGGTTGTTCATCCAATTGATTATTTGCTTCGCCGTAGTAGCCAGTTGTTGTTTAATTTCAGTCATGTTATGGAGGTTAAGGATCAAATTATCGCAGAAATGGCTGATTATTTTGATTGGGATGAAAAAACTGAAAATCAAATGGTACATGAACTACAGCAACAAATTGAATTGCGTCAAGCGTTCAAAGAGAAAGTTATTTAA